A window from Aeromonas rivipollensis encodes these proteins:
- the glnA gene encoding glutamate--ammonia ligase: protein MSAQNVLALIQEHEVKFVDLRFTDTKGKEQHVSIPSHQVDEDFFEDGKMFDGSSIGGWKGINESDMVLMPDPASAKLDPFTEETTLNIVCDVLEPATMQGYDRDPRSIAKRAEDFLKASGIADTVLFGPEPEFFMFDNITFSNTMGHSFVKIESEEAAWNSGTEYEHGNKGHRPFVKGGYFPVAPVDSSQDIRAAMCLVLEEMGQVVEAHHHEVATAGQNEIATRFNTLTLKADEVQVLKYVIHNVAHAYNKTVTFMPKPMFGDNGSGMHCHQSLAKNGVNLFAGDLYGGLSEMALHYIGGIIKHAKAINAFANPTTNSYKRLVPGYEAPVMLAYSARNRSASIRIPVVPSPKARRIEVRFPDPAANPYLAFAAQLMAGLDGIINKIHPGDAMDKNLYDLPPEEAAEVPTVAGSLDEALSALDADREFLTRGGVFSDDFINSYLELKQHDVDRVRMTPHPLEFELYYSV from the coding sequence ATGTCAGCCCAGAACGTTTTGGCCCTGATCCAGGAACACGAAGTCAAGTTTGTTGATCTGCGTTTTACCGACACCAAGGGTAAAGAGCAGCACGTATCCATTCCTTCCCACCAGGTCGACGAAGACTTCTTCGAAGACGGCAAGATGTTCGATGGCTCCTCCATCGGCGGCTGGAAGGGCATCAACGAGTCTGACATGGTGCTGATGCCGGATCCGGCCTCCGCCAAACTGGACCCGTTCACCGAAGAGACCACGCTGAACATCGTCTGTGACGTGCTTGAACCTGCCACCATGCAAGGCTATGACCGCGATCCGCGCTCCATCGCCAAGCGTGCCGAAGATTTCCTGAAAGCCAGCGGTATCGCTGACACCGTGCTGTTCGGGCCGGAGCCGGAATTCTTCATGTTCGACAACATCACCTTCTCCAACACCATGGGCCACAGCTTCGTTAAGATCGAATCCGAAGAAGCTGCCTGGAACTCGGGTACCGAGTACGAGCACGGCAACAAGGGTCACCGTCCCTTCGTCAAGGGTGGTTACTTCCCGGTTGCGCCGGTTGACTCCTCCCAGGACATCCGCGCCGCCATGTGTCTGGTGCTGGAGGAGATGGGCCAGGTCGTTGAAGCTCACCACCACGAAGTGGCCACTGCCGGTCAGAACGAGATCGCAACCCGCTTCAACACCCTCACGCTGAAAGCGGACGAAGTGCAGGTGCTGAAGTACGTGATCCACAACGTGGCCCACGCCTACAACAAGACAGTCACCTTCATGCCGAAACCCATGTTCGGTGACAACGGCTCCGGCATGCACTGCCACCAGTCCCTGGCCAAGAACGGCGTCAACCTGTTCGCCGGCGACCTGTACGGCGGTCTGTCCGAGATGGCATTGCACTACATCGGCGGCATCATCAAGCACGCCAAGGCCATCAACGCCTTCGCCAACCCGACTACCAACTCCTACAAGCGTCTGGTGCCGGGCTATGAAGCCCCCGTCATGCTGGCCTACTCCGCCCGCAACCGCTCTGCCTCCATCCGTATCCCGGTGGTGCCGAGCCCGAAGGCCCGTCGCATCGAAGTGCGCTTCCCGGATCCGGCTGCCAACCCCTACCTGGCCTTCGCTGCCCAGCTGATGGCCGGTCTGGACGGCATCATCAACAAGATCCATCCGGGCGATGCCATGGACAAGAACTTGTATGACCTGCCGCCGGAAGAAGCCGCAGAAGTGCCGACCGTTGCCGGTTCCCTGGACGAAGCCCTGTCCGCACTGGATGCTGACCGCGAGTTCCTGACCCGTGGCGGCGTCTTCAGCGACGACTTCATCAACTCCTACCTGGAGCTGAAGCAGCATGACGTGGATCGTGTCCGCATGACCCCGCACCCCCTGGAGTTCGAGCTGTACTACTCCGTCTAA
- a CDS encoding DUF4124 domain-containing protein — MKTVHPTWTLGLLLMISCTAQAARVYSWIDPHGVTHYTDAPPPGKNAREVDLRVSPLIGTSPHSVQVDDFNSLTGVDARKALEAAPLEIELLSPEPGSTLRDNTGNIVFQAQVHPQAPVQYDVRLLLNDKAIPLVHNSLAIRVENLDRGAYEARLELLAKDGTILAKSKAATFYLHRTTVNQAPKATPKAN, encoded by the coding sequence ATGAAAACAGTACACCCGACATGGACGCTGGGCCTCTTGCTGATGATCTCCTGCACCGCCCAGGCGGCCAGAGTCTATTCCTGGATCGATCCCCATGGGGTGACCCACTACACCGATGCCCCTCCCCCCGGCAAGAACGCCAGGGAAGTAGACCTGCGGGTCTCCCCCCTCATAGGCACCTCCCCCCACTCGGTCCAGGTCGATGACTTCAACAGCCTGACCGGCGTCGATGCCAGGAAGGCCTTGGAAGCCGCCCCCCTGGAGATAGAACTGCTCTCCCCCGAGCCGGGCAGCACGCTGCGCGACAACACGGGCAACATCGTCTTCCAGGCACAGGTCCATCCCCAGGCACCGGTGCAATATGACGTGCGCCTGCTGCTGAACGACAAGGCCATTCCCCTCGTTCACAACAGCCTGGCCATCCGGGTGGAGAACCTGGATCGCGGCGCCTACGAGGCGCGGCTCGAGCTGCTCGCCAAAGACGGTACGATCCTTGCTAAATCCAAAGCAGCCACCTTTTACCTGCATAGAACAACTGTGAATCAGGCTCCCAAAGCCACCCCCAAGGCCAATTAG
- the glnL gene encoding nitrogen regulation protein NR(II), whose protein sequence is MPTRLDHAKTLLDNLLTAVILMDERLCIQFVNPAAEQLLSLSERRLIGIELPHLLEHISLDLQRFKQCLISGQGFTDSEVTLVVEGEPRLVEISVSPMADHEQRLMVVELRKIDQQKKISQELQQHAQQQAAKELVRGLAHEIKNPLGGLRGAAQLLQKELPDPALREYTGIIIEQADRLRVLVDRLLGPQRPGRHQMHNVHSVLEQVRRLVDLELPPQIRIERDYDPSIPEFEMEPDQLQQAFLNIVRNAAEALGDQTGLIRIKTRTAFQITIHGQRYRLAAEIKIIDNGPGIPDAIRDTLFYPMITGKEGGTGLGLSIAQNLIDQHKGRIDCISWPGHTEFTIYLPLRK, encoded by the coding sequence GTGCCAACCCGCTTGGATCACGCCAAGACACTCTTGGACAACCTGCTGACCGCCGTCATTCTGATGGATGAGCGGCTCTGCATTCAATTCGTCAACCCGGCGGCCGAACAGCTGCTTTCCCTCAGCGAACGGCGACTGATCGGGATCGAACTGCCCCATCTGCTGGAGCACATCTCCCTCGACCTGCAACGATTCAAGCAATGCCTCATTTCGGGGCAGGGCTTCACCGATAGCGAAGTCACCCTGGTGGTGGAAGGAGAGCCCAGGCTGGTGGAGATCAGCGTGAGCCCCATGGCCGACCACGAGCAGCGGCTGATGGTGGTAGAGCTGCGCAAAATCGATCAGCAGAAGAAGATCAGCCAGGAGCTGCAGCAGCATGCCCAGCAGCAAGCCGCCAAGGAGCTGGTGCGCGGGCTGGCTCACGAGATCAAGAACCCCCTCGGGGGTCTGCGCGGCGCGGCCCAGTTGCTGCAAAAGGAGCTGCCGGATCCGGCCCTGCGTGAATACACCGGCATCATCATAGAGCAGGCCGACCGCCTGCGGGTGCTGGTCGATCGGCTGCTCGGCCCCCAGCGGCCGGGACGCCATCAGATGCACAATGTGCATTCGGTGCTGGAGCAGGTGCGCCGGCTGGTAGACCTGGAGCTGCCGCCCCAGATCCGCATCGAGCGGGACTACGACCCCAGCATTCCCGAGTTCGAGATGGAGCCGGACCAGCTGCAGCAGGCGTTTCTCAACATAGTCCGCAATGCCGCCGAGGCCCTCGGTGATCAGACCGGGCTCATCCGCATCAAGACTCGCACCGCCTTCCAGATCACCATCCACGGACAGCGCTACCGCCTGGCCGCCGAGATCAAGATCATCGACAACGGCCCCGGCATTCCCGATGCCATTCGCGACACCCTCTTCTACCCCATGATCACCGGCAAGGAGGGGGGCACAGGGCTCGGCCTCTCCATCGCCCAGAATCTGATCGATCAGCACAAGGGGCGCATAGACTGCATCAGCTGGCCCGGCCACACCGAATTCACCATCTACCTACCACTTCGCAAGTAA
- the glnG gene encoding nitrogen regulation protein NR(I), with protein sequence MTAKVWIVDDDSSIRWVLERTLGSEGFECESFADGEALLSSLEMRSPDVILSDIRMPGIDGLSLLEQIHRRQADLPIIIMTAHSDLDSAVNAYQRGAFEYLPKPFDIDEAVTLVRRAENHLKEQRTKRKARQQEATTTPEIIGEAPAMQEVFRAIGRLSRSSISVLINGQSGTGKELVAHALHKHSPRAHKNFIALNMAAIPKDLIESELFGHEKGAFTGANNIRHGRFEQADGGTLFLDEIGDMPLDVQTRLLRVLADGQFYRVGGHQPVQVDVRIIAATHQNLEKRVADGEFREDLFHRLNVIRIHIPALKERREDIPQLAQHFLLRAAKELNVEAKSLHPDTQTYISRLPWPGNVRQLENVCRWLTVMASGQEVLVGDLPTELLTPITSTAEPGQPALTGGWQQQLQDWVAAKLALGETDILADAMPQFERIMLETALDHTHGHKQEAARLLGWGRNTLTRKLKELDIP encoded by the coding sequence ATGACAGCAAAAGTGTGGATCGTCGATGACGACAGCTCCATCCGCTGGGTGCTGGAGCGCACCCTTGGTAGCGAAGGCTTCGAATGCGAGAGCTTTGCCGATGGCGAAGCCCTGCTGAGTTCGCTGGAGATGCGCTCACCGGACGTGATCCTCTCCGATATCCGTATGCCCGGTATCGACGGCCTGAGCCTGCTGGAGCAGATCCACCGCCGCCAGGCGGATCTGCCCATCATCATCATGACGGCGCACTCGGATCTCGACAGCGCGGTCAACGCCTACCAGCGCGGCGCCTTCGAATACCTGCCCAAGCCGTTCGACATCGACGAGGCGGTCACCCTAGTGCGCCGCGCCGAGAATCATCTGAAAGAGCAGCGTACCAAGCGCAAGGCACGCCAGCAGGAGGCCACCACCACCCCGGAGATCATCGGTGAGGCCCCCGCCATGCAGGAGGTGTTCCGCGCCATCGGCCGGCTGTCGCGCTCCAGCATCTCGGTGCTGATCAACGGTCAGAGCGGTACCGGCAAGGAGCTGGTCGCCCATGCCCTGCACAAGCACAGCCCCCGGGCCCACAAGAACTTCATTGCCCTCAACATGGCGGCCATCCCGAAGGATCTCATCGAATCCGAGCTGTTCGGCCATGAGAAGGGGGCCTTCACCGGCGCCAACAACATCCGCCACGGCCGTTTCGAGCAGGCCGACGGCGGCACCCTGTTTCTCGACGAAATAGGCGACATGCCCCTCGACGTCCAGACCCGGCTGCTGCGGGTGCTGGCCGATGGCCAGTTCTACCGGGTCGGCGGCCATCAACCGGTGCAGGTAGATGTGCGGATCATCGCCGCCACCCACCAGAATCTGGAGAAACGGGTCGCCGATGGCGAATTTCGGGAGGATCTGTTCCACCGCCTCAATGTCATCCGCATCCATATCCCCGCCCTCAAGGAGCGGCGGGAGGACATACCTCAGCTGGCCCAGCATTTCCTGCTGAGGGCCGCCAAGGAGCTGAACGTAGAGGCCAAAAGCCTGCACCCGGATACCCAGACCTACATCAGCCGCCTGCCCTGGCCCGGCAACGTGCGCCAGCTGGAGAACGTCTGCCGCTGGTTGACCGTGATGGCCTCGGGTCAGGAGGTGCTGGTCGGCGATCTGCCCACCGAGCTGCTGACCCCCATCACCAGCACGGCGGAGCCGGGTCAGCCCGCCCTGACCGGTGGCTGGCAACAACAGCTGCAGGACTGGGTGGCCGCCAAGCTGGCGCTGGGGGAGACCGACATCCTGGCCGATGCCATGCCACAGTTCGAGCGGATCATGCTGGAGACGGCCCTGGATCACACCCATGGCCACAAGCAGGAGGCCGCCCGTCTGCTCGGCTGGGGTCGCAATACCCTGACCCGCAAGCTCAAGGAACTCGACATTCCCTGA
- the add gene encoding adenosine deaminase translates to MIDRSLPLTDLHRHLDGNIRPQTILELGRLHNIPLPADELEALRPHVQIVENEPSLVAFLKKLDWGVAVLADYDACRRVAYENVEDLLRAGIDYAELRFSPAYMAMAHKLHPQGVVEAIIDGVAAGSRDFGIKTNLIGIMSRTFGTEQCNKELAACLAHRDKLVAIDLAGDELGFPGTLFTEHFRKVRDAGMRVTVHAGEAAGPESMWQAIRDLGAERIGHGVKAIQDPALMAYLAEHCIGIESCLTSNIQTTTVASLTEHPIRQFLAAGVLACLNTDDPAVEGIDLPHEYEVAAPAAGMTASEIRTAQQNGLTLAFLSDGEKAELSARAARR, encoded by the coding sequence ATGATTGACAGATCCCTCCCCCTGACCGACCTGCACCGCCATCTGGATGGCAACATCCGTCCGCAGACCATTCTCGAGCTGGGTCGCCTGCACAACATCCCGCTGCCAGCCGATGAGCTGGAGGCCCTGCGCCCCCACGTGCAGATCGTCGAGAACGAGCCGAGTCTGGTGGCCTTCCTGAAGAAGCTGGATTGGGGCGTGGCCGTGCTGGCCGATTACGACGCCTGCCGCCGGGTCGCCTACGAGAACGTGGAAGATCTGCTGCGTGCCGGCATCGACTATGCCGAGCTGCGCTTCAGTCCCGCCTACATGGCGATGGCCCACAAGCTGCATCCGCAGGGTGTGGTGGAAGCCATCATCGACGGCGTGGCCGCCGGCAGCCGCGACTTTGGCATCAAGACCAATCTGATAGGCATCATGAGCCGCACCTTCGGCACCGAACAGTGCAACAAGGAGCTGGCCGCCTGTCTGGCCCATCGCGACAAGCTGGTCGCCATCGATCTGGCCGGTGACGAGCTGGGCTTCCCGGGCACACTCTTCACCGAACATTTTCGCAAGGTGCGGGATGCAGGCATGCGGGTGACGGTGCACGCCGGTGAAGCCGCGGGCCCCGAGAGCATGTGGCAGGCCATTCGCGATCTCGGCGCCGAGCGTATCGGTCACGGTGTCAAGGCCATCCAGGATCCGGCCCTGATGGCCTACCTGGCGGAGCATTGCATCGGCATCGAGTCCTGCCTCACCTCCAACATCCAGACCACCACTGTCGCCAGCCTGACCGAGCACCCGATCCGCCAGTTCCTGGCCGCTGGCGTGCTGGCCTGCCTCAACACCGACGATCCCGCGGTGGAAGGCATTGACCTGCCCCACGAATACGAGGTGGCCGCCCCGGCCGCCGGCATGACGGCGAGCGAGATCCGCACCGCCCAGCAGAACGGTCTGACCTTGGCCTTCCTGAGCGATGGCGAGAAAGCTGAACTGAGCGCCCGCGCGGCACGGCGCTGA
- the hemN gene encoding oxygen-independent coproporphyrinogen III oxidase, whose product MQAEQIVWDQALIEKYNYSGPRYTSYPTALEFNEGFGYPDFVQAAGQYPARNLSLYVHIPFCHKLCYYCGCNKVITRHQHKADQYLDYLEQEIKAQAPLFKDRLVTQLHWGGGTPTYLNEGQTRRLMDILREHFQFADEGEISIEVDPREIELSMLDVLRELGFNRISLGVQDFNKAVQVAVNREQDNDFIRAMLERARALGFRSTNLDLIYGLPHQNRESFHHTLEEVLKTDPARLSIFNYAHLPSRFAAQHKLKEEDMPAPREKLAMLQDTIAFLTGQGYQFIGMDHFAKPDDELAVAQREGKLHRNFQGYTTQGDCDLLGLGVSSISMMGDAYSQNQKDLKTYYAQVETLGHAQWKGCSLNRDDLIRREVIKRLICDFSLNFAAVEQAHGLVFREYFAEDLKLLQTFIDDGLVRMTDDGLEVVSTGQLLIRNICMCFDVYLRSKARQQQFSRVI is encoded by the coding sequence GTGCAAGCAGAACAGATTGTGTGGGATCAGGCCCTGATCGAGAAATATAACTACAGCGGCCCGCGTTACACCTCCTATCCCACCGCGCTGGAGTTCAACGAGGGCTTCGGTTATCCGGACTTCGTCCAGGCCGCGGGCCAGTATCCGGCGCGCAATCTGTCGCTCTATGTGCACATCCCCTTCTGCCACAAGCTCTGCTACTACTGCGGCTGCAACAAGGTGATCACCCGTCACCAGCACAAGGCCGATCAATACCTCGATTACCTCGAGCAGGAGATCAAGGCGCAGGCCCCCCTGTTCAAGGACCGGCTGGTGACCCAGCTGCACTGGGGCGGCGGCACCCCCACCTATCTGAACGAAGGGCAGACCCGTCGCCTGATGGACATCTTGCGGGAGCACTTCCAGTTCGCGGACGAAGGCGAGATCAGCATCGAGGTCGACCCGCGCGAGATCGAACTCTCCATGCTGGATGTGCTGCGGGAGCTGGGCTTCAACCGCATCAGCCTCGGCGTGCAGGATTTCAACAAGGCGGTCCAGGTCGCGGTCAACCGCGAGCAGGACAACGACTTCATCCGTGCCATGCTGGAGCGCGCCCGGGCACTGGGGTTCCGCTCCACCAATCTCGACCTCATCTACGGCCTGCCGCACCAGAACCGGGAGAGCTTCCACCACACCCTGGAGGAAGTGCTGAAGACGGATCCGGCCCGCCTCTCCATCTTCAACTATGCCCACCTGCCGAGCCGCTTCGCCGCCCAGCACAAGCTGAAGGAGGAAGACATGCCGGCCCCCCGGGAGAAGCTGGCCATGCTGCAGGACACCATCGCCTTCCTCACCGGTCAGGGTTATCAGTTCATCGGCATGGATCACTTCGCCAAACCCGATGACGAGCTGGCGGTGGCCCAGCGCGAGGGCAAGTTGCACCGCAACTTTCAGGGCTACACCACCCAGGGAGATTGCGATCTGCTGGGGCTGGGGGTCTCTTCCATCAGCATGATGGGGGATGCCTACTCCCAGAATCAGAAGGATCTCAAAACCTATTACGCCCAGGTGGAGACGCTCGGCCACGCCCAGTGGAAGGGGTGCTCACTCAACCGGGACGACCTGATCCGCCGCGAGGTGATCAAGCGCCTCATCTGCGACTTCTCCCTGAACTTCGCCGCCGTCGAGCAGGCCCATGGCCTGGTCTTCCGGGAGTACTTCGCCGAGGATCTCAAGCTGCTGCAGACCTTCATCGACGATGGTCTGGTGCGCATGACAGACGACGGGCTTGAGGTGGTCTCCACCGGTCAGCTACTCATTCGCAACATCTGCATGTGCTTCGACGTCTACCTGCGCAGCAAGGCGCGCCAGCAGCAGTTTTCCCGGGTGATCTGA
- a CDS encoding DUF2489 domain-containing protein produces the protein MLAALLGGLVLLGMAVYAGTLLARLKRQHDMQRQAIAARNERILDSVRVIAHAVRDGQCDYSEGAIRLTNLLDALQIKGGRAFASEFPGLYGLYEKVKEMPTHEARRALKRNEVMKMDLERSGYEAELEAQILKDVARLKDFQLSR, from the coding sequence ATGCTGGCCGCCCTGCTGGGGGGCCTTGTCTTGCTGGGGATGGCTGTCTATGCCGGCACCCTGCTGGCGCGTCTCAAGCGTCAGCACGACATGCAGCGGCAGGCCATTGCGGCCCGTAACGAGCGCATCCTCGACAGCGTCAGGGTGATCGCCCATGCGGTACGGGATGGTCAGTGCGACTACTCGGAGGGGGCCATCCGGCTGACCAACCTGCTGGATGCCTTGCAGATCAAGGGAGGGCGAGCCTTCGCCAGTGAATTCCCCGGTCTCTATGGCCTCTACGAGAAGGTGAAGGAGATGCCGACTCACGAGGCGAGGCGAGCTCTCAAGCGCAACGAAGTGATGAAGATGGATCTCGAACGCAGCGGCTACGAGGCCGAGCTGGAGGCGCAGATCCTCAAGGATGTCGCCCGACTGAAGGACTTTCAGCTAAGCCGGTGA
- the yihI gene encoding Der GTPase-activating protein YihI, with translation MSAKQPTRKPTGKRKESDASALEGRERKRAAKRKGLKAGSRQQVEQGNKGGSGKQAKDPRIGSRKPVVLIVEEKKSQSVVSKPQKEKKLVMTPEQELASIENDDRLNDLLDRLDAGETLEAAEQAWVDQRVDRYQELMDELGIIDTDEDDDGDFDDVEYEEPRQPASEEELWERFSQVDYQPEPKPEPKKK, from the coding sequence ATGTCGGCCAAACAACCCACCCGCAAGCCTACCGGCAAGCGCAAAGAATCAGATGCCAGTGCCCTGGAAGGCCGTGAGCGCAAACGCGCCGCCAAGCGCAAGGGCTTGAAGGCGGGCTCCCGTCAGCAGGTCGAGCAGGGCAACAAGGGCGGCAGTGGCAAGCAGGCCAAGGATCCGCGCATCGGCTCCCGCAAGCCGGTCGTGCTGATCGTGGAAGAAAAGAAGTCCCAGTCCGTGGTGAGCAAACCACAAAAAGAGAAGAAGTTGGTGATGACGCCCGAGCAGGAGCTGGCCTCCATCGAGAACGATGATCGCCTGAACGATCTGCTGGATCGACTGGATGCCGGCGAAACCCTGGAAGCGGCCGAGCAGGCCTGGGTCGATCAGCGCGTCGATCGCTATCAGGAGCTGATGGACGAGCTCGGCATCATAGACACCGACGAAGATGACGACGGTGATTTTGACGACGTCGAGTATGAAGAGCCGAGACAGCCTGCCTCCGAGGAAGAGCTGTGGGAGCGTTTCAGCCAGGTTGACTATCAGCCCGAACCCAAGCCCGAGCCGAAGAAGAAGTGA
- a CDS encoding c-type cytochrome — MKNLVITLALMVGVTGMAQAKGDAAAGQTKAAVCAACHGPDGNSPVDMYPKIAGQHASYIKKQLVELKAAASGQTGRVAPIMGPMALPLSDQDMDDLAAYFSSQKVTPVAVPDDVVAAGKALYMGGDMERGLAACTACHGPRGSGVEQAKYPSLSGQHPAYIKAQLTAFRAAARDNDPNGMMRDVARKLTDQDIEALSKYVAGLH; from the coding sequence ATGAAGAACCTAGTCATTACACTTGCTCTGATGGTTGGCGTAACTGGGATGGCACAAGCCAAGGGCGATGCCGCTGCGGGACAAACCAAGGCTGCCGTCTGTGCGGCCTGTCATGGACCGGACGGCAACAGCCCAGTCGACATGTATCCCAAGATTGCTGGTCAGCACGCATCATATATCAAAAAACAATTAGTTGAACTGAAGGCTGCAGCTTCTGGCCAAACTGGTCGGGTTGCTCCCATCATGGGACCCATGGCGTTGCCTCTGTCCGATCAGGACATGGACGACCTGGCCGCCTACTTCTCCAGCCAGAAGGTGACTCCGGTTGCCGTGCCCGATGACGTGGTTGCCGCAGGCAAGGCGCTCTATATGGGAGGCGACATGGAACGTGGTCTGGCCGCTTGTACCGCCTGCCATGGTCCTCGCGGTTCCGGCGTAGAGCAGGCCAAGTATCCCAGCTTGTCGGGGCAGCACCCTGCGTATATCAAGGCGCAGCTAACCGCCTTCCGTGCGGCAGCCCGTGACAATGACCCCAATGGCATGATGCGGGATGTGGCCAGGAAGCTGACGGATCAGGATATTGAAGCCCTCTCCAAATATGTGGCGGGTCTGCACTGA
- the yihA gene encoding ribosome biogenesis GTP-binding protein YihA/YsxC, with the protein MDTQTLNFNKVHFVTSAPDIRHLPNDGGVEIAFAGRSNAGKSSALNTLTKHKNLARTSKTPGRTQLINLFELEPGKRLVDLPGYGYAQVPLEMKLKWQKSLAEYLQRRESLKGLVILMDIRHPLKETDMNMLEWSSHRELPVMLLLTKADKLSPGPRNNQVIKVRQAVAELGPQIQVEAFSSLNNIGVEKLAQTLSGWYLSNAETALTDTEEDHQIEE; encoded by the coding sequence TTGGATACACAAACTCTGAATTTCAATAAGGTGCATTTTGTGACCAGCGCACCCGACATCCGCCACCTGCCAAATGATGGGGGTGTCGAGATTGCGTTTGCCGGGCGTTCCAACGCCGGTAAATCATCTGCATTGAATACCTTGACCAAACACAAGAACCTGGCGCGGACCAGTAAGACACCGGGCCGTACCCAGCTGATCAACCTGTTTGAACTGGAACCGGGCAAGCGCCTGGTCGACTTGCCGGGCTACGGTTATGCGCAGGTCCCGCTGGAAATGAAGCTCAAGTGGCAAAAGTCACTGGCTGAATATCTGCAGCGCCGCGAATCCTTGAAAGGTCTGGTGATCCTGATGGACATTCGCCATCCGCTCAAAGAGACCGACATGAACATGCTGGAATGGAGCTCACACCGCGAACTGCCGGTGATGCTGCTGCTGACCAAGGCAGACAAGCTGAGCCCGGGCCCCCGCAACAACCAAGTGATCAAGGTGCGCCAGGCAGTAGCCGAGCTGGGTCCGCAGATCCAGGTTGAAGCCTTCTCCTCCCTCAACAACATAGGCGTCGAGAAGCTGGCCCAGACTCTGAGCGGCTGGTATCTGTCCAATGCCGAAACCGCCCTGACCGACACAGAAGAAGACCACCAGATCGAGGAGTAA
- the aroE gene encoding shikimate dehydrogenase — translation MDRYLVFGHPVRHSKSPFIHTLFARQTQQELEYGLAEPAVDEFAATLRSFFAQGGKGCNVTVPFKEQAFTLVDRLSPRAKRAGAVNTIKLTDDGVLLGDNTDGAGLVADLKAHGVTLADSRILLLGAGGAARGALAPLLAEKPGELVIANRTHGKAQQLAAEFQDLGALSARTYEQLAGPFDLIINSTSASLQGELPPLAPALIHADIAIYDMMYGATDTAFIGWAKQHGACQTMDGLGMLVEQAAEAFTVWRGIRPGTKQVLRELKRNLGTL, via the coding sequence ATGGATCGTTATCTGGTTTTTGGCCACCCGGTGCGCCACAGCAAGTCCCCCTTCATCCATACCCTGTTCGCCAGACAGACCCAGCAAGAGCTGGAGTATGGGCTGGCCGAACCCGCCGTCGACGAGTTTGCCGCTACCCTGCGCAGCTTCTTTGCCCAAGGGGGCAAGGGGTGCAATGTCACAGTGCCGTTCAAGGAGCAGGCGTTCACCCTGGTCGATCGGCTGAGTCCAAGGGCCAAGCGGGCAGGAGCGGTCAACACCATCAAGCTGACCGATGATGGCGTGCTGCTGGGGGACAATACAGATGGCGCCGGGCTGGTAGCCGATCTCAAGGCTCATGGGGTGACATTGGCGGACAGCCGGATCCTGTTGCTGGGGGCCGGTGGAGCGGCTCGCGGTGCGCTGGCGCCGCTGCTGGCGGAGAAGCCGGGCGAGTTGGTCATCGCCAACCGCACTCATGGAAAAGCGCAGCAGCTGGCTGCCGAATTCCAGGATCTGGGGGCGCTCAGTGCCAGGACTTATGAGCAGCTGGCGGGGCCGTTCGATCTCATCATCAATTCCACCTCCGCCAGTCTGCAAGGGGAGCTGCCACCGCTGGCGCCGGCCCTGATCCACGCCGATATCGCCATTTACGACATGATGTACGGTGCGACGGACACGGCCTTCATCGGTTGGGCCAAGCAGCATGGTGCCTGTCAGACCATGGATGGGCTCGGCATGCTGGTGGAGCAGGCTGCCGAAGCCTTTACCGTGTGGCGCGGCATCCGGCCTGGCACCAAGCAGGTGTTGAGAGAGCTGAAACGCAACCTAGGCACCTTGTAA